The Posidoniimonas polymericola genome includes the window CATACATGTACGACGGGGCCGGGAACGAGGTCTACAGCGCCTACTCAGACCGGGTTGTCTGGCAGGACAACGGCACCTACCGCAAGGCCACTGGGTTTGCTACGACCATCGCCTTCTCGAACGGCGGGCAGGACGTTGCGTACGTCTATGACACCCCCGGCGACGACCTCTACGTCGCGTACGCCGACCGCGTGGTCATGGAAGGGGCGTCGTACTCGAACCGCGCGTGGGGGTTCGCAACGACAGTCGGTGTAGCGACGATCGGCAACGACATCTCGCTGCTCTACGACTCAGCCGGGGATGACCTAGTCCAATGCTATGCGGACCGGTCCTACATCTCTGGGGCTGGGTTTTACAGCAAGGCAAGCGGTTTTGATCGGACGATCGCCTTCGCCAGTCAAGGGAACGACGTCGCCTACTTTTTTGACTCCGCGGGTGATGACGTGTTCACCACTAGTCCGGATCAAGCCGTGCTCACCGGCGCCGGCTTCTACGCGCGAGTGGTTGGATTCGACGCGACGTATGGTTATTCGCACGCCGGCAACGACCTGGCCTACATGTACGACGGCGCCGGGAATGACGCATTCCGGGCCTACAGCGACCGGGCTGTGATGTCAGGCGCGGGGTACTACAACAAGGCGACCGGCTTTGGGGGAGTGCTCGCGTTCTCCACATCGGGGGCGGACACAGCGGAGTTCTTCGACTCCGCTGGCGCGGACCTGTTCCGCGGATACGCGAATCGATCGGTTATGTCGGGTGCGGGGTACTTCAATAAGGCGACGGGCTTCGCCTCCGTCTCGGCGCACGCCACCGCCGGGAATGACATGGTCGAGTTACACGACGGCATCGGGGATGACGCGTTGAGGATCCGGGACGCCGCAGTTTCGCTGCTCTGCCAGGGCGTAAGCTTAACCGCCGATGGGTTCGATTCCGGCTCCTTCTACGCCACCAATGGCGGCGATAACGTCGTAGACGCCGACGCGACCGACTTCGCCTTCAATCTGATCGGCGACTGGGCGTAGCGCCGTCTCTGACGGCTTGACCGATTGTGGGGCCGGTTCATTGAGCAGACCCCCAGCATGGCGCCCGTGACCATGTCATCCACCAGCCCATAGATGGCGAACGACCCAAGCACAGCGACTACCCCGTAGCAGCGGACGACCATCAGGTCCGAGCGGCTCACCCAGGCGGACCCGTGATGCTTGCGAGGGGCGAGGATCGCCACAGCGATGGCACCGTAGAACACGATTCCGACTGCGCCGTATCGCAGCAGCATCGCGGCGGGGGTGAAGTGGACGCTGTGGGTTAGCTCCTCACCGTGGACGTCGATCGCTGCGTTCTCAAACGCGGCGCCGTGCCCGAGGCCAAAGTACTTTGCCCACGGACCGTGCGAATCAAGCTCATCGAGGACTACCATCACCTCGGCGAGCCGCGGCATGTCCTCGTCGAACGAGGTGACTTCGTTGAGTTGAATAACACGCTTGAAATGCTGCGAAATGAAGTCTTCCAGCGGCGCTCGGAAACAGATACCGATGACGATAGCGGCCGCCAATGCCGCGTAGGTTGCGATGCTCCGCACAAGCTTCCGCCAGTTGGCGCCGAGCAGGTACACGATAACGGCGATGGCCGCGAGCAGCACCGTCCGCTTCTGGCCCATGGCTGCTAACAGTAGCGAGGCAATCGCCATCAGCCCCGTAGTCGGCTTGCTTCCTCGGTCGAAATGCTTTGCCGCGTAGTAGCAGAACGGATACAGGTCAAGCACGCCGCCGTAGTACAGGCCGAACGAGCCGTGGTAGTACAGCAGTGTCACTAGGATCTTAATTACCAGGAATGCGACGACCGCGCGCGAGAGATACCGTAGCATCGTGTCACAACTATCTGGCCGAAAATTGACTACCATGAGGTAGGCTGCGGGTATAAACGCCAACTTGTACAGATCCTGCGCCACGTAAACCGGTACTTTGACGCCCCAAACGACATTGAGTGCGATTCCATAAACACTTACCCCTGCGAAAAGGAGCAGGGTCCAGCGGTTGAAAAACTGCCTGGCTCCGTAGGTCAGCGCCGCCGCCAGAAAGGGCAGCATGAGAAGCCCATACAAACCGAGGATCTGCCTGAAGGCGTCACCCCGGAGCGACTCGAACACGATCCGGAGGTCGTACCACGCGACTTTGCTGGCATAGAGCAGCAGCAGCACGGCGGTACAGTACCCGCCGCTGGTGAGTCGCGTCGCGGTCCGAACGCGTCGATGTGGCGCGGGCGTGGCCCTGCGGGCAATTCGAAATTGACGGGTTGGGACAGCCGCGTTCAAGGTGCTCTCCGATTATTAGGCGGCCCGGCGATTGGGGGGGGCCACCGGCGGATTGACGTTAGTACAGTGGTAGGTCGGAAGGCAATGAGTCCGGGGTAAGCGGCCAACATACGGCTTGTACACAAGATTGCGATACGCCCGGTACACCGCCAACCTGGCGTGATCGCTCAGCCACGCAGGAAACCTTGACGGGCTCGACGTCGACGTCGACGCGATAGCGGACGGGGATTCCGCCGCCGTAATAGTCCGATGGCTCGTCTTGAGGTGTTCTACGAGTGCAATATCAAGCGCGTTTGCGGCTATAATGGCGTCGCCGTGCTTCTCGAGCAACTCCTTGGGCTCAGGCAGCCCACCCTGGCGACGGCGCGGATTCAGGACGCCGCGGGCAGGAAGCAGACGCTGCCCGCTTGCTGAGGCGGCGATCGAGTCGAGGCGTGAGAGAAAAGTGTCGTACTCCTCGAGCAGACCGACTTCGACAAAACGCGTATCGACCATCGCCTTGGCTGATACAAGATTTGGGGCGCCGGCGATCGCCTGCGTCTGGAAGTTGTGGCGGTCTTCGCGGTCCAGCCACCTCGGAAAGCCGGGTTGCATCCCAAGTCGCTCAACAAAGTAGTAGTACTCGCTTAGATATCGCCGAATGGGGTCCCGGAGACAGGTGTAGTAGGCAATCTGGTCGCCCTGCGAGTCCAGATCAGAATGCAGTCGCACGCTGTGTCCCGAAACGCTCGCGAGCTGTGGTCGCAGTCTCCTCGCCCGTTGCAGATCGTCACGCGTGAACAGCATCGACGTGCGATCGAGCGGTATCACATCGATGTGATTGAGGCAGAAAGTTCTCCTAAGCGTATCGATCAGCGTGGTGCCGCCACACTTCTCGATGTGCACGAACGCGAGCAGCGAACCGGGAGCAACTCCGGGAGTCGATGGCTTGGCTGGGGCGACTGTGCTGTCGGTGGAGGGCATAGGTAATGTTCTTTCGCCGTGTAATGCCGCGTGGGCGAGCAGAGATCCGGATATGAATACTTGTGTAGGTTCGGCTAGGCCGCGTTGCGGGATGGGTCTGTGCCGATCAGACGGTGCGACGACGCCATGTCCGGGGTTGGACGGTTTAGATACGTGAAGACAGTAGTGTTGATCCCGGTTAGGCGCTTGACGCGCCAGGCTAGCAGCAGTTGCCGAAAGAGCAGTCCGCCGGCGTGCCCCGCCGCGGCGCCCATCGGACCGAAGGCCGGTGCGAGGCAGAGAGTGGCTACCAGACCGGCAACGGCGCTGGCCGCCATCGCCTGTACGCACACCCAGGGGTAGCCCGACATGTTGAGTAAGAGGTCCGGTGAGCCCGTCGCAACACTGGCCAAGTACAGCACCGAAAGCAGGCTTAGCGTCGGAGTAATATCCCGGTAGTCTATCCCAAGCACTGAGACCAGCAGTGGGCGCCCAGCCAATAGCGCAATGCCCATCAACACCGCCAGGATCGACGCGGCCCAAGCGGCCCGGCTCGCGTGCCGCTGGAGAGTTGCTCGGTCGGCCGCCGCCGCGTAGCGAGGCTGCGTGATGAGCCCTGCAATTTCTACGCCGATGAACAACACGCTTGCAATCTTAGTGGCGATGCCGAACACGCTCGTCGACTGTGGGCTCAACGCCCAGGCGACTAGCAGCAACGAACCTTGCATCTGCAAGACCGTCGCCGCGGAGAGCAGAGCGAGGGGCCGAGCCTCGGCCTCCCACTCAAGTGCGCTTGTTGACGCATCCAACTCTCGGCGCGTTGCGGCGAAACTGCGCGCGGCGACAACGCGAGCGCAAACAGCCATGGCCCCCAGGCCAGTAAGCTGCGCAAGCAGGGCGGTGGGGGCGTTGATCGCCACAACGCCCGTCTGCTGCAGAGTCCAGGTAATTGCCAGGGTGACGCTGGGCACGGTCCAGTTGCTTAACGACCCTCGTGTCGGTTTACCGGTACCCCGGACGGTGGCCTCGTTGACCTTCGCGATCGCCCACATAGGGGGGAACGCCGCGGAATATAGCAGAAGTTCGTGTGGGTAAGTCGGAGCAAAGAGGCGTAGAACCCCGGACAGCAACGCGAGGGCCGCCGCACCCGCCAGCCCCCCGTTAAACGCCCGCTTCCGAACGAAGTTTAGAAACGCATGTGGCGAAATCTCGCCCGATGAGTACTTCGCCACCCATCGCACTGCGAGAGTCTCGGAGCCGCGGAGCGCAATAGTGCTTACTACGAGCGCGTTGGTAAGGACGAAAACGTATTCGCCGTAGGCTAGTATCCCAAGTGTTCTAGCAAGCCACAGCTGCAGCAGTGCGCTCGAGACCACGCTAGCGCCCCGCGACCACCCCGCGCCTATCCAGGGCAGGCATGCCGACCGTCGGCGTCCGCGGGCACTGGTGACGGCAAATGGGCGTGGGACGTACAAGGCGTGGAGGCAACTCGGAACGCATCGGGTTGGAGACGCCGAACTGCGAACAGTCCGGCCGCCACGCGCCGCGGCGGGCAGGAGAGCGTAGCGGCGGCGTTGGATTAGGGCAATGCGTATCCCCGGACGCGGGAGCAGGTCGCACGCGCTGTTAGCGCGCATCGGAAGATCAGGCCGTCGGCTCCGCCAGACGCTTGGCGGGAACGCCGATCGCTGTGGTCTCAGGGGCCACACGGTGGTAGGCAACGCTTCCGGCGGCGATTGTAGCGTAGTCGCCGACCCTGACGCCTGGAAGCACCGCGGCGTGCGAGCCCATAAACACGCCCTCACCGAGCCGTGCACCGCCGGTGATATCGCAGTGCCCGCTGAGGGTGCACCCGTCGCCCAACGACGCGTCGTGCCCGACGGTGGCGTGGGCGTTCAGGCAGACGAAGTCGCCGATCGTGACGTCCGCCGTTACCGTCGCGTAGGGGCAGACGACGCACCCAACTCCCAGACGGCAACGCGGCCCGATGATGGCGGTCGGGTGAATCAGCGACACGAACTCGGCGCCTCGGGACCTTAGGCCCGACGAGACCTGCAGCTTTGCTTTAGGGTCGCCAATGGCGCACAGGAACAGATCGCCAGCCTCGGGCAAGTAGTCGGAGCAGCGGCCCAGCAGCTTGTCCTCCAACCCGTATCCGTCCAACGGGTCGGACCGGTCGTCCAAGAACCCGGTGACGCCCGCCGGCAGCAGCCCAGACGCGATGGCGTGGCCCGCCCAGGCGTGCACCTCGCGTCCGAAGCCGCCGGCGCCGACGATGATGATTCTGCTGGACACCGCTCGACCGATTGCTAGTGAATAGTGAAACCGCCGTCGACGACCAACGATTGGCCGGTAATCCAGCTCGCGGCGTCCGAAAGCAGGAACGCGACCGCGTTCGCGACGTCCTCCGGCTTGCCCATGCCCAGCGGGTGCTTCGCGCGCAGGGCGCGGACACGGTCGCCCTCCATGAGAGAGTAGGACTTTTCGGTGAGCATGGTCTGCACGTGGCCGGGGCAGACGCAGTTAACTCGGACTTCTTCCGGCGCCAGCTCCAACGCCAGCGACCGGGCGGCGGCGATCAGGGCCCCCTTGCTCGCGGAGTAGGCCGACACCGCGATGTCGCCGACAATCCCCATCACCGATGAGATGTACACGATGCTGCCGGGCTTCGTCGAAACCTCTTTCTGGCGGAAGCCACGGCTGAGCGCGATCGCCGCGGAGAAGTTAATCCGCATCAACTCGTCCACCTTCTCGGGCTTCGAGACCCGAAGTGGGTAAGTGAAGTTGACGCCGGCGGAATGAACCAAGCCGCTGAAGGGGCCGTGTTCGGCCGCCAGTTGCTTCATCCACGCAGGGATCTCGTCGAGCTTGTTAAGGTCGAACGGGGCCACGATGTGATCGCCTGGGGCGAGCAGTTCCCTTGTCTCGCGGAGCCCGCGCTCGCTACGCGAGACGAGCACGACCGACGCGCCGAGCTGACTGAGCAAGACGGAGATCCCCCTGCCCAAGCCGGCGGACGCGCCGGAGACCAGCACGCGGCCCCCACCCATGTCCATCGGGTTCAGGGGCATCTACGCCGCCTCCGGCATCGCCGCGGGGGGGGAGTCTACCGACACCACAGCAGGAAGGACCGCGTCGTGGAGCGACACCGCGGCGCCGCCCCAGGACCAGCCGACGCCGAAGCCGACTAGAGCCAGCCGCCTAGATAGGGTTGCGCCGGGCGCTCCCCACGCATCGGCGATCGCCAGCGGGATCGAGGCGCAGCTCGCGTTGCCGTACTTCTGCAGACCGATGACGAGCTTCTCCTCGGGGAGCTTCAGACGCTTGCGGAAGTGCTGGAGCATAAACAGGTTTGATTGGTGCATTACCACGCTCTCGACGTCGTCGGTGGTCCAGCCATGCTCTTGGATCGTAGCGCGGTAGGCCCTGGGGACCTCGCCCAGTGCGAACTGGAAGACCTCGGCGCCGTCCATCTTCAGCCGCGGCGGGTGTTGCTGATCGGCGGGCTCGCGGAACCCGCCGCGTCGGGTGATGAGGTGTTCTGCCCCCGCCCCGTTGGTGCCGAGCACGATCGTCGCTGGCGGGGCGTCGGCGTCCGGCTCGATCGCGGTGGCCGACCCGGCGTCGCCGAACAGCGGCGCGGTGGACCGGTCGTCGGGCGACACCATCTTGGTGATCGTGTCGCCAACAAGTAGGAGCACGCGGCCGTCAATTGAGCCAGCCAGCTGCATGGCGACTGCCAGTCCGTAGACGTAGCCAGAGCATCCCATGTTGACGTCGAACGCGGCGCAGCTCGGGGCAAGGCCCAACCGGTGTTGGAGCACGCAGCTGGTCGAGGGTGCGAAGTAGTCTGGCGTTTGCGTGACAAAGATCAGGCCCTGGACGTCCCCGCGGTCCCAAGAGAGGTCCGCGAGGAGTCGCTCGGCTGCCTCGAAACAAAGGTCCGAGGCGCAGACGCCGTCCTCGGCGACGCGGCGTTCTTCGACGCCGACGCTGGCGCGGATTTTGGCGGACTCTTCGTCGCCGAACCGCCGAGACAGATCGTCCGCCGTTAGCGTGTTGGCGGGAACCGCCGACGCAATCCCGGCCACGCGGACTCCGTTTATCTTCATCGTCGCCATTGTTCAATTCCTGTGGTGGCCGGCCGAGGCTGCGCCCTGGGGACTACGCGGCCCTTTGCCGCGACAGCGTTTCTTCGAGCGCGAGCCTGAGGGCCTTGATGTTCTCGCAGCCGATGATCAGCTTTGGCTCCAGGCTGACTTCGTACTCCTCGTCGATCATCGCGATCACCGAAACGAACATCAGCGAACTCCATCCCGGCAGCTCCGTCAGCTTCTCTTGGCCAGTGATTGTCCCCGGATCGACCTCGAAGAGCTCTTCGAGATGAGCGTACAGTTGAGTCATTGTGTGGTCCTCGGTTCAGGGGCGAAGGTAGGGGTTGGGCGGTTCTATCAGATTCGCGAAACCCGAGACAACTCCACTTAAAGCTAGCGTCATGCCGCTCGGTGACCGGCCAAGGAGAACGCGTCACGGACAGCCTTCGCGACGCGATCGAGCTGCCGGTCTGTTAACGCCGAGCCGCTCGGTAGACAGAGCCCGGTCTCGAAGAGCGTCTGAGATACGCGGCCCCCCACCCGGCGGCAGTCCTGGTGGACTGGCTGCAGGTGCATAGGCTTCCAGAGGGGGCGGCTCTCGATACTCTGTCGAGCCAGCGTTTCGCGCACGGCGGTTTGATCCACGCCGGCGGCGGCCGGGTCGATCTGCATGCATGTGAGCCACCGCGTGCTGGCGCCGTAGGGCGCCTCGGGCATAAACGACACTCCGGGCAGATCCGAAAGGGCGCGACGGTAGGAGTCGAAGTTTGCCCGCCGTGCGGCGACGCGCTCGTCCAGCACGGCGAGCTGACCGCGAGCGACCGCCGCCAGCAGGTTGCTCATGCGGTAGTTGAAGCCGATCTCCTCGTGCTCGTAGTGCGGCGCGGGCAGCTTGGCCTGGGTCGCCAGGTGGCGGATCCTCTCGGCCAGCCCTGGGTCGGACGTGACCAGGACGCCGCCGCCGCTGGCGGTGATGATTTTGTTGCCGTTCAGCGAGTAGACGCCGCACCGGCCCTGCGTGCCCGCGTGCCGGTCGCCACACGTCGCGCCGAGCGACTCGGCCGCGTCGACAATCAACGGCGTAGCAAACCTCTCACAGAGGGGCTCGATCCGTTCGTAGTCGGCGCACTGCCCGAAGGCGTCGACCGTCAGCACCGCGGCGGGCCGGGCGCCGGCGGCCGCCATCCGCTTAAGTTCGGCTTCCAGCAGGTCGGGGTCCATATTCCAGCTGGCGAGGTCGCTGTCGACAAACACCGGCTTGGCGCCGCAGTAGCGTATGGCGTTGGCAGTGGCGGCGAACGTCAGGGTCGAGCACAGCACCTCGTCGCCAGGGCCGACGCCGTGGGTCAGCAAAGCCAGGTGCAGCGCGGCGGTGCCGGTGGCGAGCGCAACGGCCGCCTCGGTGCCAACCCGCTCGCACACTTCACGTTCCAAGGCGTCGACGTGCGGGCCGAGCGGGGCGATCCAGTTCGAGTCGAAGGCGTCGAGCAGCAGCTCCCGCTCGCCCCCCGACATGTGCGGAGGCGAGAGCAGGATGCGTTCTGGACTGGGGGCGTTCATGCGGCGACTCGGTCGGTAGAAGCAGGCGGCGAGGCGTCTTCCTTGCCGCGGAACTCGGGCATCGTTGCGTGCCCGTCCGCAGCGACGCCGCGGCGGGTCAGTGTAATGACTACGGTCTGCAACAGGATCCAGAGGTCAAGACGCAGCGAGAGGTTCTCGACGTACGCGACATCCAGTTTCAGGCGTTCTTCCCAGCCGCAAGCGTTGCGGCCCTTCACCTGCGCCAGCCCGGTGACGCCGGGGCGGACCTCGTGACGGCGGCGCTGCTGTGGGCTGTAGCGCGGGAGGTACCTTGTCAGCAGCGGCCGCGGTCCGACGAGACTCATATCGCCGCACAGCACGTTCCACAGCTCTGGCAGCTCGTCGAGGCTGGACGCTCGGAGCAGGCGTCCGAACGGGGGGAGCCGCTGCTCGTCATCAAGCAGCACCCCGTCGGCGTCGCGGCGGTCGGACATGCTCCGGAACTTGATCATTCGGAAGACCCGCTCAGCACGCCCCGGACGATCTTGCCGAAAGAGCACCGGAGAACCCAGCCGACAACGCACCAGCAGCGCAGTGACGGCGATGACCGGAGAGAGCAGCACCAGCAGCGTTGCGGATGCGGCAATGTCGAGGCCCCGCTTGCCGAAGGTGCGGTAGAAATAACCGCGACGCGTGCGGTGCAGGTGAGCCGCCCGCTCGAGCGACTCGATCAGCTTGGGCGCTTGCGCATCGCGGCAGAACTCGGCTTCGTACGCCCGTCGGGCGTTGCGTCCCATCTCGCGGCGCTCCTCGATGGACCGGCCGAGGTGGCGGCGGATCGCAATCTCGAGGGAACGCGGGTCCGAAGGGGCAGCGGTCTCGCCGCAACGGCGCGACGCAACGATGTCGGTCGCCTCGCCCTCAACCGCCATCAGCAGCGGGCGGGCTGCGGCCATGCAGGCGAAAGTCTTCGATGGAATCGAGAGCCGCGACATCGGGTCTGGCTTAAGGTGGATCAGCAGCAGGTCGGATCGCCGTAAGCGTTGGCTCGTTTGGTCGAGCGGCATCCTGCCGAGGAACTCCACATTCGCAAGGCCACGTTTGGCGGCTGATCGACGCAGCCCTTCAAGCTCGACGCCGTCGCCGATTATCTCGAAGCGCACTTCGGGCAGGTCCGTGAGCAGCGACGCCGCGTCGAGCAGCACGCCGAGGCCCTGACACGGTCCGACCGCGCCCGCGTAGGTGATCTTGAGGCCCGCAGTAAGTTCTGGCGGGGACTCGGCCGCCGCAGAAGTCGGGAACCGGCTGCTACTCGGCCAGTAATAGACCAAGTGGATTTTAGCCGGATGGACTCCCATCGCGACCAGTGATTCTCGGTAGCCCTTGGTGATCACATTGATCTCTGCCGCGCCGGCGTAGACGAATCGCATGAAGCGACGGATCACGCCCATCGCCAGCGGGCTGCTCATCATCCCCGACGCTGCCACACTCTCCGGCCACAGGTCAGCGACGTCGAGCACGTAGGGCCTTCGCCATAGGCGGCTCAGCAACCAAGCGGTCAGCCCGATCGGGGCCGCCGACTGGTAGACGAGAATCACATCGGGCCGCCGCGACTTCAGCAGTCCCACCAGGATGGCGCTGATCGCGAAGCTGCAGTAGTAGAGGATCCGGCGGAGGGCCGACTTGCTGTGGTCGGGCAGCTGGGGCGCCCGAATCACACGGACTCCGTCGATCTGCTCTTCGCCAAGAAGCTTCTGCCGGTAGCCAGGGTAGGTTGTGCCGAGCGGGTAGCAGGGGAAGCCGGTCAGCACCTCGACACCGTGGCCCGCGTCGCGCAGCAGCGTCGCGAGCTCCTGCCACTTGTCAGCAGGCTCCGGCGTGAAATATTGAGTGAGCAGCAAGACACGCAAGGTCTGTCCTCGGTTGCTGTACGCAAGGCCGCACGGCTACGCCGCGCGGATCCCGTCCCACAAATGGCCGAGCTTCGCGGTGCCGAGGATCAGCTTCAGCACGCGGTGCGAGGTGTTGGTCACCTGGTACTCGGGGGCAATGTTGTGCTCGCGGGAGTTCTGGCTGTTCTGGGTCACAAACTCTACCGACTCGACCACGGTCCCGACGTCCAGGCCGGTCAGCACGATGTGGCCGGTGTCCATCGCCTCGGGGCGCTCCATCGCGGTGCGGGTGGTGACCGCCGGGAAGCCGAGGATCGAGCTCTCCTCGCTAATCGTGCCGCTGTCGGAGATCGTGCAGAACGCGTCCTGCTGCAGCCGCACGTAATCGTGATACCCGAACGGCTGCAGGAACCGCACCCGCGCGTCGGCGCCGTTTCGAACAGCGGGCGCCAGGGCCTCGAGCTTCTGCTTGGTTCGCGGGTGCGTGCTGACGATCAGCGGACGGTCGTAGCGTTGGCAGAGCGTGTTGAGGATCGTCAGCAGCTGCTCGAGGTTCTGCTTCGAGTCGACGTTCTCCGCCCGGTGTAGGCTGACCACCAGGTACCCATTCGGCGTGAGCTGCAGCCGGTCGAGGATGCCCGAGGCGGCGATCTCGGGTTTGCAAGAGTCGAGCACCTCGCGCATCGGCGAGCCGGTCAGGTAGATCTTCCGCGGGTGCACCCCCTCGGCCAGCAGGTTGCGGCGGGCGTGTTCGGTGTAGACCAGGTTGAAGTCGCTGATGTGGTCGACGATGCGGCGGTTGATCTCCTCGGGGACGTTGAAGTCGAAGCAGCGGTTGCCGGCCTCCATGTGGTAGAGCGGGATCTTCATCCGCCTCGCGATCACGCCGGCGAACGCGCTGTTGGTGTCGCCGAGGATTAGCACCGCGTCGGGGCGTTCTTGGACGAACACCTCCTCGGACTTCACCAGCACATCACCCAGGATGCGGCCGAGCGACGAGCGGTCGACCCCCAGGTAGTAATCCGGCTGGCGGACCTTCAGGTCCTCGAAGAAGACCTCGTTCAGCTCGTAGTCGGAGTTCTGGCCGGTGTGCACCAGCTTGTGGTCGACGTGCTGGTCCAAGAGCGCCATCACCCGCGACAGGCGGATAATTTCTGGGCGGGTGCCCAGGATCGTCATAACTTTGAGTGGAGCCGCCATCGGGCCCTCCTGGCGTCGGGGCCGGGCAGCCTTGCCCGACCGAGCGTGTCTTGCAGCGCGGGGTCAGGCCACCGCGTCGTAAAAGGTGTCCGGGTCGGCCTGGTCGAAGACTTCGTTGCACCAGAACATGGTCAGCAGCTCCTCGGAGCCGACGTTCTCGATGTGGTGGGTGTGCAGCACCGGGATTGAGATGAACTGCGGCCGGTCGCCGCAGACGCGGAAGTCCTTGACCGCGCCGCCGTGGATCGGACGCAGCCGGATGACCGCCTCGCCCTTGAGCACGCAGAACCACTCGACCTTGCGGGTGTGGTAGTGGTTGCCGCGGATCACGCCCGGCTTGGTGGTCGAGAAGAACACCTGGCCGCCGGTGGCGAGCTTGATGATCTCGTACAGCTCGCCGCGGTTGTCGGCCTTGACCTCCGGCGTGTGCCGGTGGTCGTCCAGGTCCACGTACGACAAGAAGGTCGAGTACAGGGTGGCGTCGAGGTGGCTTGTCAGGTCGGGCACGATGTGCCGCTCGAAGAACGACGCGCGGAAGTCCTCGAGCTTGGCGAGCAGCTCAGAAACTTTGAGCGTTGCACAGCCCTCGAGCCGCGTCACGCGGGTCTCGGCGGGCGGGTCGGCCAGCAGCCCGCAGAGCCGCTCGGCGACGTCGCCCACCCAGATGAACTCGACCTCGCGGTCCTCGATGATCTGTGGGCTCTCGCCAGCGGCGAGTTTGGCGCAGAAGGTCGCCACGACGGAGTTGTAGTTCGGCCGACAGCCCGCGCCGTAGACGTTCGGGAGCACGGCGATTGAGAGCGGCGCGCCGGTCCGGTGGGACCATTCGGCGAGCGTCTGCTCGGCGGCCAGCTTCGCCCGGCCGTAGGG containing:
- a CDS encoding sulfotransferase family 2 domain-containing protein translates to MPSTDSTVAPAKPSTPGVAPGSLLAFVHIEKCGGTTLIDTLRRTFCLNHIDVIPLDRTSMLFTRDDLQRARRLRPQLASVSGHSVRLHSDLDSQGDQIAYYTCLRDPIRRYLSEYYYFVERLGMQPGFPRWLDREDRHNFQTQAIAGAPNLVSAKAMVDTRFVEVGLLEEYDTFLSRLDSIAASASGQRLLPARGVLNPRRRQGGLPEPKELLEKHGDAIIAANALDIALVEHLKTSHRTITAAESPSAIASTSTSSPSRFPAWLSDHARLAVYRAYRNLVYKPYVGRLPRTHCLPTYHCTNVNPPVAPPNRRAA
- a CDS encoding lipopolysaccharide biosynthesis protein, which produces MPSVTLAITWTLQQTGVVAINAPTALLAQLTGLGAMAVCARVVAARSFAATRRELDASTSALEWEAEARPLALLSAATVLQMQGSLLLVAWALSPQSTSVFGIATKIASVLFIGVEIAGLITQPRYAAAADRATLQRHASRAAWAASILAVLMGIALLAGRPLLVSVLGIDYRDITPTLSLLSVLYLASVATGSPDLLLNMSGYPWVCVQAMAASAVAGLVATLCLAPAFGPMGAAAGHAGGLLFRQLLLAWRVKRLTGINTTVFTYLNRPTPDMASSHRLIGTDPSRNAA
- a CDS encoding acetyltransferase, with product MSSRIIIVGAGGFGREVHAWAGHAIASGLLPAGVTGFLDDRSDPLDGYGLEDKLLGRCSDYLPEAGDLFLCAIGDPKAKLQVSSGLRSRGAEFVSLIHPTAIIGPRCRLGVGCVVCPYATVTADVTIGDFVCLNAHATVGHDASLGDGCTLSGHCDITGGARLGEGVFMGSHAAVLPGVRVGDYATIAAGSVAYHRVAPETTAIGVPAKRLAEPTA
- a CDS encoding SDR family NAD(P)-dependent oxidoreductase: MPLNPMDMGGGRVLVSGASAGLGRGISVLLSQLGASVVLVSRSERGLRETRELLAPGDHIVAPFDLNKLDEIPAWMKQLAAEHGPFSGLVHSAGVNFTYPLRVSKPEKVDELMRINFSAAIALSRGFRQKEVSTKPGSIVYISSVMGIVGDIAVSAYSASKGALIAAARSLALELAPEEVRVNCVCPGHVQTMLTEKSYSLMEGDRVRALRAKHPLGMGKPEDVANAVAFLLSDAASWITGQSLVVDGGFTIH
- a CDS encoding 3-oxoacyl-ACP synthase III family protein, with product MATMKINGVRVAGIASAVPANTLTADDLSRRFGDEESAKIRASVGVEERRVAEDGVCASDLCFEAAERLLADLSWDRGDVQGLIFVTQTPDYFAPSTSCVLQHRLGLAPSCAAFDVNMGCSGYVYGLAVAMQLAGSIDGRVLLLVGDTITKMVSPDDRSTAPLFGDAGSATAIEPDADAPPATIVLGTNGAGAEHLITRRGGFREPADQQHPPRLKMDGAEVFQFALGEVPRAYRATIQEHGWTTDDVESVVMHQSNLFMLQHFRKRLKLPEEKLVIGLQKYGNASCASIPLAIADAWGAPGATLSRRLALVGFGVGWSWGGAAVSLHDAVLPAVVSVDSPPAAMPEAA
- a CDS encoding acyl carrier protein, which gives rise to MTQLYAHLEELFEVDPGTITGQEKLTELPGWSSLMFVSVIAMIDEEYEVSLEPKLIIGCENIKALRLALEETLSRQRAA
- a CDS encoding DegT/DnrJ/EryC1/StrS family aminotransferase; protein product: MNAPSPERILLSPPHMSGGERELLLDAFDSNWIAPLGPHVDALEREVCERVGTEAAVALATGTAALHLALLTHGVGPGDEVLCSTLTFAATANAIRYCGAKPVFVDSDLASWNMDPDLLEAELKRMAAAGARPAAVLTVDAFGQCADYERIEPLCERFATPLIVDAAESLGATCGDRHAGTQGRCGVYSLNGNKIITASGGGVLVTSDPGLAERIRHLATQAKLPAPHYEHEEIGFNYRMSNLLAAVARGQLAVLDERVAARRANFDSYRRALSDLPGVSFMPEAPYGASTRWLTCMQIDPAAAGVDQTAVRETLARQSIESRPLWKPMHLQPVHQDCRRVGGRVSQTLFETGLCLPSGSALTDRQLDRVAKAVRDAFSLAGHRAA
- a CDS encoding sugar transferase, coding for MRVLLLTQYFTPEPADKWQELATLLRDAGHGVEVLTGFPCYPLGTTYPGYRQKLLGEEQIDGVRVIRAPQLPDHSKSALRRILYYCSFAISAILVGLLKSRRPDVILVYQSAAPIGLTAWLLSRLWRRPYVLDVADLWPESVAASGMMSSPLAMGVIRRFMRFVYAGAAEINVITKGYRESLVAMGVHPAKIHLVYYWPSSSRFPTSAAAESPPELTAGLKITYAGAVGPCQGLGVLLDAASLLTDLPEVRFEIIGDGVELEGLRRSAAKRGLANVEFLGRMPLDQTSQRLRRSDLLLIHLKPDPMSRLSIPSKTFACMAAARPLLMAVEGEATDIVASRRCGETAAPSDPRSLEIAIRRHLGRSIEERREMGRNARRAYEAEFCRDAQAPKLIESLERAAHLHRTRRGYFYRTFGKRGLDIAASATLLVLLSPVIAVTALLVRCRLGSPVLFRQDRPGRAERVFRMIKFRSMSDRRDADGVLLDDEQRLPPFGRLLRASSLDELPELWNVLCGDMSLVGPRPLLTRYLPRYSPQQRRRHEVRPGVTGLAQVKGRNACGWEERLKLDVAYVENLSLRLDLWILLQTVVITLTRRGVAADGHATMPEFRGKEDASPPASTDRVAA